The genomic window GTTCTGACCCGGCTTGTTGACGGCGCGTAGGATCAGTCCGGCGTCCGGCATCGTGAAGCCTTGCGAGTACGAGGCGAACATCGACAGACCGGTGACCGGTTCGACTACCAGACCCGCATTCTTGAGCAGCTTATTGAAACTGGGGGAGCCGCCTTCCACGAACGTGGAATTGGCGCTGGCGATGGTCGTGAAGTCCGGGACGTTCAGCGTCGCCTTTTCGTAGCGCAGGCCGCCCGACAGCCGCACAAGATCATCGAACAGCTTCTGTTCCAGTTGGACGAACGGAGCCCAGCCCTTGTAGATCAACTCCGGCACCCACAGCCGGTCGGTCTGAGCCAGTTCCTGGAGCGTCTTGTCGTGCAGGTAGTCGGCGCCGAATGCCAGCTGCAGACCCGCCCACAGTGTGTCCTCGCGGGCATATGTCAGCTTCGCGCCGTACTTTTCAGAGCTGAGCGCCGACTGGTCGAACAGGGTGCCGACTGGCGCGATGGACGGGTCTTGA from Emcibacter sp. SYSU 3D8 includes these protein-coding regions:
- a CDS encoding TonB-dependent receptor, with the protein product QDPSIAPVGTLFDQSALSSEKYGAKLTYAREDTLWAGLQLAFGADYLHDKTLQELAQTDRLWVPELIYKGWAPFVQLEQKLFDDLVRLSGGLRYEKATLNVPDFTTIASANSTFVEGGSPSFNKLLKNAGLVVEPVTGLSMFASYSQGFTMPDAGLILRAVNKPGQN